From one Sorangium aterium genomic stretch:
- a CDS encoding pyridoxamine 5'-phosphate oxidase family protein, which yields MGRTFSELDDDLIGFLAEQRLFFVASAPSGSGGHVNLSPKGHDTFRVLDPRTVAYLDLTGSGVETIAHLRDNGRITLMFCAFDGPPRILRLQGRGEPVFPGDPRFGALADLFPPFQGVRSVIRVELERVATSCGYAVPRMAYEGERETLSKWAERKGPEGLSRYRLEKNTTSIDGLPGLPPPSEDA from the coding sequence ATGGGACGAACCTTCTCCGAGCTGGACGACGACCTCATCGGCTTCCTCGCCGAGCAGCGCCTCTTCTTCGTGGCCTCCGCCCCCTCGGGCAGCGGCGGGCACGTCAACCTGTCGCCGAAGGGGCACGACACCTTCCGCGTGCTCGACCCGCGGACCGTGGCCTACCTCGACCTGACCGGCAGCGGCGTCGAGACCATCGCGCACCTGCGCGACAATGGCCGCATCACGCTGATGTTCTGCGCGTTCGACGGCCCGCCCCGCATCCTGCGCCTCCAGGGCCGCGGCGAGCCCGTCTTCCCCGGCGACCCGCGCTTCGGCGCGCTGGCGGACCTCTTCCCGCCGTTCCAGGGCGTCCGCTCGGTGATCCGCGTCGAGCTCGAGCGCGTCGCCACGTCGTGCGGCTACGCCGTGCCGCGCATGGCCTACGAGGGCGAGCGGGAGACGCTGTCGAAGTGGGCGGAGCGCAAGGGGCCGGAGGGCCTCTCGCGCTATCGGCTGGAGAAGAACACGACGAGCATCGACGGCCTGCCGGGCCTGCCGCCGCCGTCGGAGGACGCGTGA
- a CDS encoding ABC transporter substrate-binding protein, protein MSVALLAGRARAAGPSVIRVGVPGVGVGNRPVTGGSFFSLLHLQGTLAEEFKKDGIEVKWNFFRGAGPAVNEAVANNLLDIWTHGHLPSVVGRASGLKTRLLASASRRGHAYLVVPADSPITGVKDLRGKKVAFQKGTASQLSANRILEGHGLTEKDIRSISMDASTAKAAIATKDIDAVFGGTDYLSLRDQGIGKIVYTTKGDSPTYPSNSGIIAREDFINEYPDVVQKIITLAVKSAAWVSDEKNRTQAFQLWSKSGTPFANYKEAQQGEDMKQNASPLLDEYAIARYKSAVADSKKYGLIRSTFEVEPWTDRRFLNRALKDTGLERFWAEWDANGKPKG, encoded by the coding sequence GTGTCGGTAGCGCTTCTCGCAGGCAGGGCCCGGGCCGCCGGGCCCAGCGTGATCCGCGTCGGGGTGCCCGGTGTCGGCGTGGGCAATCGCCCCGTCACCGGAGGAAGCTTCTTCTCCCTCTTGCACCTCCAGGGGACCCTGGCCGAGGAGTTCAAGAAGGACGGCATCGAGGTGAAGTGGAACTTCTTCCGCGGCGCCGGCCCGGCCGTGAACGAGGCGGTCGCGAACAACCTGCTCGACATCTGGACTCACGGTCACCTGCCTTCCGTGGTCGGCCGGGCGAGCGGCCTCAAGACGCGGCTCCTGGCCAGCGCCAGCCGGCGCGGACACGCCTACCTGGTGGTGCCCGCCGATTCGCCGATCACCGGCGTCAAGGATCTGCGCGGCAAGAAGGTGGCCTTCCAGAAGGGCACGGCCTCGCAGCTGTCCGCGAACCGGATCCTCGAGGGCCACGGGCTGACCGAGAAGGATATCCGGTCCATCAGCATGGATGCCTCCACCGCGAAGGCGGCGATCGCCACGAAGGACATCGACGCGGTGTTCGGCGGCACGGACTACCTCTCGCTGCGCGACCAGGGGATCGGGAAGATCGTCTACACGACCAAGGGGGATTCCCCTACCTACCCGAGCAATTCAGGCATCATCGCGCGGGAGGACTTCATCAACGAGTACCCCGACGTCGTGCAGAAGATCATCACGCTCGCGGTGAAGTCGGCGGCGTGGGTCTCGGACGAGAAGAACCGCACGCAGGCCTTCCAGCTCTGGTCGAAGTCCGGCACGCCCTTCGCAAACTACAAGGAAGCGCAGCAGGGCGAGGACATGAAGCAGAACGCCAGCCCGCTGCTCGACGAGTACGCCATCGCCCGGTACAAGTCGGCGGTCGCCGACTCGAAGAAGTACGGCCTGATCAGGAGCACGTTCGAGGTCGAGCCCTGGACCGATCGGCGCTTCCTCAACCGGGCGCTGAAGGACACCGGGCTCGAGCGCTTCTGGGCGGAGTGGGACGCGAACGGCAAGCCGAAGGGCTGA
- a CDS encoding lipase maturation factor family protein encodes MAREAPPQDGADDDAALLRRIRSHPLCRFLGPPQTYLLTRFVLLRLLGFVYFIAFFSLARQLGPLLGPQGLLPADRFLDRLVAVTGSEGAAFRRLPTLFLWLGASEGVLQAAAWLGVALSLAVCAGVTNAVVQLALWALYLSFVHIGQVFYGYGWEHQLAETGFLAVFLCPVRGFRPFRAPPPPVVVIWLFRWLIFRIMLGAGLIKLRGDPCWRDLTCLVYHYETQPVPNPLSYYLHQLPAPVHAAGVLFNHFVELVVPWFAFGPRRARHVAGVFLVLFQGILIASGNLSFLNWLTIVPAIACFDDGALGRLFPSRLRERAAALAAQLSPSRAHRAAAVALAITVLCLSVNPVMNLLSPRQAMNATFDSFGLVNTYGAFGSVGRERYEVILEGTSDEALGEGTRWLEYDLPCKPGDVRRRPCVISPYHYRLDWQIWFAAFGSYEREPWLVHFIYKLLSGDAGAQRLLAGNPFPGAPPRYIRAERYRYSFTRIGDGSGAWWRRVRVEEYLPPLSVDDPALLRFLSAYGWLPSSRARSPAGEPGGARVAP; translated from the coding sequence ATGGCCCGCGAAGCACCGCCCCAAGATGGGGCCGACGACGACGCCGCGCTGCTCCGTCGCATCCGGAGCCACCCGCTCTGCCGCTTCCTCGGCCCTCCGCAGACATATCTCCTCACGCGCTTCGTCCTGCTCCGCCTCCTCGGCTTCGTGTACTTCATCGCTTTCTTCTCGCTCGCCCGGCAGCTCGGCCCGCTGCTCGGCCCGCAAGGCCTCCTGCCCGCCGACCGCTTCCTCGATCGCCTCGTCGCCGTGACCGGCTCCGAGGGCGCGGCCTTTCGCCGGCTCCCCACGCTGTTCCTGTGGCTCGGCGCCTCCGAGGGCGTCCTCCAGGCCGCCGCGTGGCTCGGCGTGGCGCTGTCGCTCGCGGTGTGCGCCGGCGTCACCAACGCGGTCGTGCAGCTCGCGCTCTGGGCGCTCTACCTCTCGTTCGTGCACATCGGGCAGGTCTTCTACGGTTACGGCTGGGAGCACCAGCTCGCCGAGACCGGCTTTCTGGCCGTCTTCCTCTGCCCGGTTCGCGGATTCCGGCCCTTCCGGGCGCCGCCGCCGCCCGTGGTCGTGATCTGGCTCTTTCGCTGGCTCATCTTCCGGATCATGCTCGGCGCTGGCCTCATCAAGCTCCGCGGCGACCCGTGCTGGCGCGACCTGACCTGCCTTGTCTACCACTACGAGACGCAGCCGGTCCCGAACCCGCTGAGCTATTACCTCCACCAGCTCCCGGCGCCGGTGCACGCGGCCGGCGTGCTCTTCAATCACTTCGTGGAGCTCGTCGTCCCCTGGTTCGCGTTCGGCCCCCGGCGCGCTCGTCACGTCGCCGGCGTCTTCCTCGTGCTCTTCCAGGGGATCTTGATCGCGAGCGGCAACCTCTCCTTCCTCAACTGGCTCACCATCGTACCGGCGATCGCCTGCTTCGACGACGGCGCGCTCGGCCGGCTCTTCCCGTCGCGGCTCCGGGAGCGCGCCGCGGCGCTCGCGGCGCAGCTCTCCCCGTCGCGGGCGCACCGCGCCGCCGCCGTCGCGCTCGCGATCACCGTGCTCTGCCTGAGCGTGAACCCGGTCATGAACCTGCTCTCGCCGCGGCAGGCGATGAACGCGACGTTCGACAGCTTCGGCCTGGTGAACACCTACGGCGCGTTCGGCAGCGTCGGCCGGGAGCGTTACGAGGTGATCCTGGAGGGCACGAGCGACGAGGCGCTGGGCGAGGGGACGCGGTGGCTCGAGTACGACCTGCCGTGCAAGCCTGGCGACGTGCGCCGGCGCCCGTGCGTGATCTCGCCGTACCACTACCGCCTCGACTGGCAGATATGGTTCGCGGCGTTCGGGAGCTACGAGCGCGAGCCGTGGCTCGTTCATTTCATCTACAAGCTCCTCTCGGGCGACGCGGGCGCGCAGCGCCTCCTCGCCGGCAACCCGTTCCCCGGCGCGCCGCCCCGGTACATCCGCGCCGAGCGCTACCGTTACAGCTTCACCCGCATCGGCGACGGGAGCGGCGCGTGGTGGCGCCGCGTCCGCGTCGAGGAGTACCTGCCGCCGCTGTCGGTCGACGACCCGGCGCTGCTCCGCTTCCTCTCCGCGTACGGGTGGCTGCCGTCCTCCCGCGCGCGCTCTCCGGCGGGCGAGCCGGGCGGAGCCAGGGTCGCCCCGTGA
- the ribB gene encoding 3,4-dihydroxy-2-butanone-4-phosphate synthase, with protein MAVSTSTLRVQAAVEQLQSGGMVILVDDEAREDEGDLVVLAEHATPATINFMATHGRGLICLALTEDQVDRLGLPLMATRPGARRSTAFTVSIEAREGVTTGISARDRARTVAAAIARDASPRDVVSPGHVFPLRARRDGVFEREGHTEGAVDLARLAGALPAAVICEILNDDGTMARRRDLARFAARQGLPLVSIDDLIRCRVRSEDVAARVRSAPFRPAGSPSGEWRAHTYTLRRERQLLLLTHGAPAHAGDPALVYTHRAALVSDLLGDAPLFDALRDIEAAGAGAVVYVPPPAEPIAAGADVTIGLELAVAARELVALGYRRVTLLDSRAPRPDGPKKEIDLETGEPVAQAAGHGAPPPRRGRAGDGLSGSPALQS; from the coding sequence ATGGCCGTTTCGACATCCACGTTGCGTGTTCAGGCTGCCGTCGAGCAGCTCCAGTCCGGCGGTATGGTGATCCTCGTCGACGACGAGGCGCGCGAGGACGAGGGAGATCTCGTCGTCCTGGCGGAGCACGCGACGCCGGCCACCATCAATTTCATGGCGACCCACGGCCGGGGGCTGATCTGCCTCGCCCTCACCGAGGACCAGGTGGACCGCCTCGGGCTGCCGCTCATGGCGACCCGGCCCGGCGCCCGCCGGTCGACGGCGTTCACGGTGAGCATCGAGGCGCGCGAGGGCGTCACGACCGGCATCAGCGCCCGCGACCGGGCGCGCACGGTCGCGGCCGCGATCGCGCGGGACGCGTCGCCGCGAGACGTCGTGTCGCCAGGGCACGTGTTCCCGCTGCGGGCGCGCCGGGACGGGGTGTTCGAGCGCGAGGGGCACACCGAGGGCGCCGTCGACCTGGCGCGGCTCGCCGGGGCGCTGCCGGCCGCCGTGATCTGCGAGATCCTGAATGACGACGGGACGATGGCGCGCCGCCGGGACCTCGCGCGCTTCGCGGCGCGACAGGGGCTGCCGCTCGTCTCCATCGATGACCTCATCCGCTGCCGGGTGCGGTCCGAGGACGTCGCCGCGCGCGTCCGGAGCGCCCCGTTCCGGCCTGCAGGAAGCCCGAGCGGCGAGTGGCGGGCGCACACGTACACGCTACGTCGCGAGAGGCAGCTGCTCCTCCTGACGCACGGCGCGCCGGCGCACGCCGGCGACCCCGCCCTCGTGTACACCCACCGCGCCGCGCTCGTCTCGGACCTCCTCGGCGACGCCCCTCTGTTCGACGCCCTGCGAGACATCGAGGCGGCCGGCGCCGGCGCGGTAGTCTATGTGCCCCCGCCGGCCGAGCCGATAGCCGCGGGAGCGGACGTCACGATCGGGCTCGAGCTCGCCGTGGCTGCGCGCGAGCTCGTGGCGCTCGGATATCGCCGGGTGACGCTCCTCGACTCGAGGGCACCCCGGCCCGACGGGCCCAAGAAGGAGATCGACCTCGAGACGGGCGAGCCCGTGGCGCAGGCGGCGGGCCACGGCGCGCCGCCGCCGCGGCGCGGGCGGGCAGGGGACGGCCTCTCGGGGTCTCCCGCCCTGCAGAGCTGA
- a CDS encoding methyltransferase has product MPPSTTPPSVAQRLARALAVLVPALDIVEARVDEGAPPAWCEARGWTGFLLSLSDAELARCEAEGLAACIDGLERPPPSLVALARAADEAARLPRRPVQPLPPASLDELRAVPARKRLQLEALLGAVAPMAARARRLVDVGAGHGHFTRLAAARFDRDAVGLEREPDRVATASALAAGGRARFVAFDAFEQALAFGPDDLAVGLHACGELGDRTATAAAEAPCDLALVSCCLQKIGAPARAPLSAAARAAGLVLKREALGLTNLTARPAGVEASLDEELLARERRHALLSLLRGRGLDVALGEEMRGINRRRAHGGLRELAARALALRGLGPATEAELREREVAARAAFGQMRRLTLPRALLARLTEVAVALDRAMALGERGHEVEAALVFETEVTPRNVAIFASARPGGLGG; this is encoded by the coding sequence ATGCCTCCATCGACCACCCCTCCCTCCGTCGCCCAGCGCCTCGCGCGCGCCCTAGCGGTGCTCGTGCCGGCGCTCGACATCGTCGAAGCGCGGGTCGACGAGGGCGCGCCGCCGGCCTGGTGCGAGGCGCGGGGCTGGACGGGCTTCCTCCTGTCGCTCTCCGACGCCGAGCTCGCCCGCTGCGAGGCCGAGGGGCTCGCCGCGTGCATCGACGGCCTCGAGCGCCCGCCCCCGAGCCTCGTGGCCCTGGCGCGCGCCGCGGACGAGGCGGCCAGGCTGCCGCGGCGGCCTGTCCAGCCGCTCCCGCCGGCGTCGCTGGACGAGCTGCGGGCGGTGCCCGCGCGCAAGCGGCTCCAGCTGGAGGCCCTGCTCGGCGCCGTGGCCCCCATGGCTGCCCGCGCCCGCCGCCTCGTCGACGTGGGCGCGGGGCACGGCCACTTCACCCGCCTGGCCGCCGCGCGCTTCGACCGCGATGCGGTCGGCCTGGAGCGCGAGCCCGACCGCGTGGCCACCGCCTCCGCGCTGGCCGCCGGGGGCCGGGCGCGCTTCGTGGCGTTCGACGCCTTCGAGCAGGCGCTGGCGTTCGGTCCGGACGACCTGGCGGTGGGCCTGCACGCCTGCGGCGAGCTCGGGGACCGCACGGCGACGGCGGCGGCCGAGGCGCCCTGCGACCTGGCGCTCGTCTCGTGCTGCCTGCAGAAGATCGGCGCGCCGGCCCGCGCCCCGCTCTCGGCCGCGGCCAGGGCGGCGGGGCTCGTCCTGAAGCGCGAGGCGCTGGGGCTCACCAACCTGACGGCGCGCCCCGCGGGGGTCGAGGCCAGCCTCGACGAGGAGCTCCTGGCGCGCGAGCGGCGGCACGCGCTGCTCTCGCTGCTCCGCGGCCGCGGGCTCGACGTCGCCCTGGGCGAGGAGATGCGCGGGATCAACCGGCGGCGCGCGCACGGCGGGCTGCGCGAGCTCGCGGCCCGGGCGCTCGCCCTGCGGGGCCTCGGCCCGGCGACCGAGGCCGAGCTCCGCGAGCGCGAGGTCGCGGCGCGCGCGGCGTTCGGCCAGATGCGCCGGCTCACGCTGCCGCGCGCGCTCCTGGCCCGGCTCACGGAGGTCGCGGTCGCGCTGGATCGCGCGATGGCCCTCGGCGAGCGAGGGCACGAGGTCGAGGCGGCCCTCGTGTTCGAGACCGAGGTGACGCCGAGGAACGTCGCGATCTTCGCGAGCGCCCGGCCGGGAGGGCTCGGCGGCTGA
- a CDS encoding aldo/keto reductase, with product MEKRRIGSLDVSVVGLGCNNFGGRIDEQRTAAVVGAALDVGINFFDTADVYGGTKSEELLGKALGSRRSSVIIATKFGVPLDDERRGGARPAYIQRAVEDSLRRLGTDWIDLYQLHRPDPETPIEDTLEALDALVRAGKVREIGSSNFSAAQIRVAEEAARPGQARFVSVQNEYSLLQREPEREVLSDSKRLGIAFLPYFPLASGLLSGKYRPDAPAPVGARLSSQDTALSARFLTERNRQTAAALGAYAASRGHTLLELAFSWLASRPAVASVIAGATSPEQVRANAAAVGFRLTGADLEEIDRLAPLPAR from the coding sequence ATGGAGAAGAGGCGGATTGGCTCGCTCGACGTGTCGGTCGTGGGCCTGGGGTGCAACAACTTCGGCGGTCGAATCGACGAGCAAAGGACGGCGGCGGTCGTCGGCGCGGCGCTCGACGTCGGCATCAACTTCTTCGACACGGCGGACGTCTACGGCGGCACGAAGAGCGAGGAGCTGCTCGGCAAGGCACTCGGGAGCCGGCGGAGCTCGGTGATCATCGCGACCAAGTTCGGCGTCCCGCTCGACGACGAGCGCAGGGGCGGCGCGCGGCCGGCGTACATCCAGCGCGCCGTGGAGGACAGCTTGCGCCGGCTGGGCACCGACTGGATCGACCTGTACCAGCTGCACCGCCCCGATCCCGAGACGCCGATCGAGGACACGCTCGAGGCGCTCGACGCGCTGGTCCGCGCCGGCAAGGTGCGCGAGATCGGCAGCTCCAACTTCTCGGCCGCGCAGATCCGCGTCGCCGAGGAGGCCGCCCGCCCGGGGCAAGCGCGCTTCGTGAGCGTCCAGAACGAGTACAGCCTGCTCCAGCGCGAGCCCGAGCGCGAGGTGCTCTCGGACAGCAAGCGCCTGGGGATCGCCTTTCTGCCCTATTTCCCGCTGGCGAGCGGGCTGCTCTCCGGCAAGTACCGGCCCGACGCCCCGGCGCCCGTCGGCGCGCGGCTCTCGTCGCAGGACACGGCGCTCTCCGCGCGCTTCCTGACCGAGCGGAACCGGCAGACCGCCGCGGCGCTCGGCGCTTACGCGGCGTCCCGGGGCCACACGCTGCTGGAGCTGGCCTTCTCGTGGCTCGCCAGCCGGCCTGCGGTGGCCTCCGTGATCGCCGGCGCGACGTCGCCGGAGCAGGTGCGCGCGAACGCCGCCGCCGTGGGCTTCCGGCTGACCGGGGCCGATCTGGAAGAGATCGATCGACTGGCGCCGCTCCCGGCCCGCTGA
- a CDS encoding MBL fold metallo-hydrolase, producing MGRFDHLATTPARGAADVLKWKLGAREKAVADGFVTPHRTYDRSLVESGRASLTWIGHASFLLVLGGLRILIDPILAMGLGTAKRLAPAGIPLEDLTEIDLVLITHNHRDHLDTPTLSRILAAHAVHPGKLGKKSSTLRPRFVVPQGNGALLAKLGAGAIDELAWWQSVHVGQVEITLVPARHWSMRMPWDRNEALWGGFVIRGPEGTAYHSGDTGFFDGFAEIGERNGGSIDWAMLPIGAYAPRWFMEPQHMGPEEAVQASKLLGARTFVAMHWGTYKLTDEPIGEPPVLAREAFLKGRGDMERLWILDVGETRRL from the coding sequence GTGGGACGCTTCGATCATCTCGCCACCACGCCCGCGCGCGGCGCGGCCGACGTCCTCAAGTGGAAGCTCGGCGCCCGCGAGAAGGCCGTCGCTGACGGGTTCGTCACGCCGCACCGCACGTACGACCGCTCGCTCGTCGAGAGCGGCCGCGCCTCGCTCACGTGGATCGGCCACGCGTCGTTCCTGCTCGTGCTGGGCGGCCTGCGCATCCTGATCGATCCCATCCTCGCGATGGGCCTCGGCACCGCGAAGCGGCTCGCCCCGGCGGGCATCCCGCTCGAGGACCTCACCGAGATCGATCTGGTGCTGATCACACACAACCACCGCGATCACCTGGACACGCCGACGCTCTCGCGCATCCTCGCGGCGCACGCCGTGCACCCGGGCAAGCTCGGCAAGAAGAGCTCGACGCTCCGGCCCCGCTTCGTGGTGCCGCAGGGCAACGGCGCGCTCCTCGCGAAGCTGGGCGCGGGCGCGATCGACGAGCTCGCGTGGTGGCAGTCTGTCCACGTCGGCCAGGTCGAGATCACGCTCGTGCCCGCGCGGCACTGGTCGATGCGCATGCCCTGGGACAGGAACGAGGCGCTCTGGGGCGGCTTCGTGATCCGCGGCCCCGAGGGCACCGCATACCACTCGGGCGACACCGGCTTCTTCGACGGCTTCGCCGAGATCGGCGAGCGCAACGGCGGATCCATCGACTGGGCCATGTTGCCCATCGGCGCCTACGCCCCGCGCTGGTTCATGGAGCCGCAGCACATGGGCCCGGAAGAGGCCGTGCAGGCGTCCAAGCTGCTCGGCGCGCGCACCTTCGTCGCGATGCACTGGGGCACGTACAAGCTCACCGACGAGCCGATCGGCGAGCCGCCGGTCCTCGCGCGCGAGGCCTTCCTGAAGGGCCGCGGCGACATGGAGCGCCTCTGGATCCTCGACGTCGGCGAGACCCGCAGGCTCTGA
- a CDS encoding MEDS domain-containing protein, with protein sequence MAELAMLIEAFGTERDHALASRFEFRHTPKHTSSPSAAEIWVDADATRWYAYGLQECNMAPSRTRKVSLCGKELHGLQHICAFFDSRKEMYDVLNPYFQEGIDIGDEVVTILESSVHDDHVNRMQKGGVPVQDAIQRGQLKVVPSEQTYLQDNVFVADRMLSTLEGVLQGAAEGEFKSVRTCGDMEWALKSLPGTEDLMVYEAKVNTLAPKHDCTLLCCYDVNRFSGRVIADVLATHSHVIIGGHVHENPYYLDPVTFLKKLALRRAPAPLANAG encoded by the coding sequence ATGGCAGAGCTCGCGATGCTCATCGAGGCCTTCGGGACCGAGCGGGACCACGCGCTTGCCTCGCGTTTCGAGTTCCGCCACACGCCGAAGCACACGAGCTCGCCGAGCGCCGCCGAGATATGGGTCGACGCGGATGCGACGAGGTGGTACGCGTACGGACTTCAGGAGTGCAACATGGCGCCATCACGCACGCGAAAAGTGAGTCTCTGCGGCAAGGAGCTTCATGGCCTGCAGCACATCTGCGCGTTCTTCGATTCGCGCAAGGAAATGTACGACGTCCTCAATCCGTACTTCCAGGAAGGAATCGATATCGGCGACGAGGTGGTGACCATCCTCGAGTCGAGCGTACATGACGACCATGTAAATCGGATGCAAAAGGGCGGCGTGCCGGTGCAGGACGCGATTCAGCGTGGCCAGCTCAAGGTCGTGCCTTCCGAGCAGACGTACCTCCAGGACAACGTGTTCGTCGCGGACCGCATGCTCTCGACGCTCGAGGGCGTGCTCCAGGGCGCAGCCGAAGGCGAGTTCAAGTCCGTTCGCACCTGCGGCGACATGGAATGGGCGCTGAAGAGCCTGCCGGGCACCGAGGACCTGATGGTCTACGAAGCAAAGGTGAACACGCTGGCGCCCAAGCACGACTGCACGCTCCTTTGCTGCTACGACGTCAATCGCTTCAGCGGCCGGGTGATCGCCGATGTGCTCGCCACGCACTCGCACGTGATCATCGGCGGCCACGTGCACGAAAATCCGTACTACCTCGACCCGGTGACGTTCCTGAAGAAGCTCGCGCTGCGGCGAGCGCCGGCGCCTCTCGCGAACGCGGGCTGA